One region of Cytobacillus sp. IB215665 genomic DNA includes:
- a CDS encoding RNA polymerase sigma factor, with translation MTNLQTIGEETKDVWGMYWKVVQPYRNQLWKYCLKLTGTPWDAEDLLQDTLLKSFASLSALSHRQQNLKTKSYLFRVATNHWLDQCRRNRRLSNEDIDENHLSEEFIDSLEVNEAILSLIHNLTPRQAVVFILIESFRFTANEVAELLSSSEGAINGLLNRARKKLYDIRESNDTGGIIKEESNINIHSDAVKEFIEAYNRKDFKGIANMLIDHSTFSFVEMNSKEYGKETILKYSLNPNKGTKLQSILATSTYLFGKQTIIFTKQTTQGTMLFDVNTVEWENGKVARWSCYYFCREFMQYIAEHLELPLAPIEM, from the coding sequence ATGACAAATTTACAAACTATAGGTGAAGAGACTAAGGACGTATGGGGTATGTATTGGAAGGTTGTTCAGCCCTATCGCAATCAATTATGGAAATATTGTTTAAAGTTAACAGGAACTCCTTGGGATGCAGAGGATTTGCTTCAAGATACACTATTGAAGTCATTTGCATCACTTTCTGCCTTGTCTCATCGACAGCAGAATTTAAAAACAAAATCATATCTTTTTCGTGTTGCTACAAACCATTGGCTTGATCAATGTAGGAGAAATCGACGATTATCAAATGAAGACATTGATGAGAACCATTTAAGTGAAGAATTCATTGATTCTTTGGAAGTAAATGAAGCAATTTTATCGTTGATACATAATCTAACGCCGAGGCAGGCTGTTGTGTTTATATTAATAGAATCTTTTCGTTTCACAGCAAATGAAGTAGCTGAATTATTATCTAGTTCTGAAGGAGCAATTAATGGACTACTCAATCGTGCAAGAAAAAAATTGTATGACATAAGAGAGAGTAACGATACCGGTGGAATTATTAAGGAAGAATCCAATATTAATATTCATTCAGATGCTGTCAAAGAATTTATAGAGGCATATAATCGTAAAGATTTCAAGGGAATTGCCAACATGCTAATTGATCATTCTACATTTAGTTTTGTAGAGATGAACAGCAAGGAATATGGAAAAGAAACTATCCTTAAATATTCACTTAATCCAAATAAAGGAACTAAACTCCAAAGTATTTTAGCAACTAGCACTTACTTGTTTGGCAAACAAACGATAATATTTACTAAGCAAACTACTCAAGGAACAATGTTATTTGATGTGAATACGGTTGAATGGGAAAACGGCAAAGTGGCAAGATGGAGCTGTTATTATTTTTGTAGAGAATTCATGCAGTATATTGCAGAACATTTAGAGTTGCCTCTTGCTCCCATCGAGATGTAG
- a CDS encoding serine hydrolase domain-containing protein translates to MKKSSFIVFISLLLVISACSAENPTIKESEKTENKNLIENSSEENIASAQVQEVSQDSNDLDVYTKLDNAMVHFEKYYNFSGAVYVGMEGEEIYANTFGKADFDQNIANTLDTKFIIGSLTKQFTAAAILLLEERGLLELEHQITDYLPGLSQWEGVTIHHLLSMSSGIVSTDHPVFAESLETNFGSNIPDLITEEEAISIYKNIPLNFNPGEKFEYSNSNYLILGLIIERTSGESYDKFLEKNIFEPLAMLNSGYSLNWDMLENKAQGYEKINSENDFYPIQYDYFLTHSSSGLYTTMNDLVTWDRALYSAKLLKKETIAKMYVPHTNVPYNFEYGSEYDYGYGWFTQEKTVEHAGDLPGFTANFYRELNTELVIIILSNNEYLDRDKMRSLTNTLTNIVNGD, encoded by the coding sequence ATGAAAAAAAGCTCGTTTATTGTGTTCATTAGTCTTTTACTTGTTATAAGTGCGTGCTCTGCTGAAAATCCTACCATAAAAGAAAGTGAAAAAACAGAAAATAAAAACCTTATTGAGAATTCATCAGAAGAAAATATTGCATCAGCTCAAGTACAAGAAGTAAGTCAAGATTCAAACGACTTAGATGTATATACGAAATTGGATAATGCGATGGTTCACTTTGAAAAATACTATAATTTTTCAGGAGCTGTATATGTAGGTATGGAAGGTGAAGAAATATACGCTAATACGTTTGGTAAGGCTGACTTTGATCAAAATATCGCAAATACATTAGATACGAAATTCATCATAGGCTCTTTGACTAAACAATTTACTGCCGCAGCAATATTATTACTAGAAGAAAGAGGATTACTTGAACTAGAACATCAAATTACAGATTATTTACCTGGCCTTTCTCAATGGGAAGGGGTTACGATTCATCACTTATTATCGATGTCATCTGGAATAGTAAGTACAGATCATCCGGTTTTTGCTGAGAGTTTAGAAACAAATTTCGGGTCAAATATTCCTGATTTGATAACCGAAGAAGAAGCTATTTCTATTTACAAAAACATTCCTCTTAACTTTAATCCTGGTGAAAAATTTGAATATAGCAATTCGAATTATTTAATTTTAGGATTGATCATAGAACGTACCTCTGGAGAATCATATGATAAATTTTTAGAAAAGAACATTTTTGAACCTTTAGCGATGTTAAATTCAGGTTACAGTCTAAACTGGGATATGCTAGAAAATAAAGCTCAAGGGTATGAAAAAATCAATTCTGAAAATGATTTTTATCCTATTCAATACGATTATTTCTTGACCCATTCCTCCAGCGGTTTGTATACAACTATGAATGATTTAGTAACATGGGATAGAGCATTATATTCTGCAAAGTTACTAAAAAAAGAGACTATAGCTAAGATGTATGTTCCTCATACTAACGTCCCTTATAACTTCGAATATGGGTCTGAATATGACTATGGCTATGGTTGGTTTACACAAGAAAAAACAGTTGAGCACGCTGGAGACTTACCAGGATTTACAGCAAATTTTTATCGTGAGCTTAATACTGAACTTGTCATAATTATTTTAAGTAATAACGAATACTTAGATAGGGATAAAATGCGTAGTCTTACAAACACCTTAACTAACATTGTTAATGGTGATTGA
- a CDS encoding DUF4097 family beta strand repeat-containing protein: MKKLLVGLFVVLFIGIIGSVVSINATGGLSFNTVDLLEKKEVKNEEIKKIDIDFPSTNIEVQPSDDDRFIIEVNGRVSEKLKDKFKLNVEEQGDLLKVEFQDPNTFFNIGLSIVDTTVSVYLPTKVYESVTINTASGNIDAEQLNTNQLNVSAASGNIKMKDMQADKVYTSTASGNITVDHQQAITSSFEVASGNMYLTNVVGNVTAHSSSGNITLHNEESSGDISANALSGNVKIEYEKAPSSIYISFKATSGNGKVELDGINYEEKSNDRIIGTIGSGDHEIIVDITSGNFKLQ, encoded by the coding sequence ATGAAAAAGCTGTTGGTAGGATTATTTGTTGTATTATTTATTGGAATAATCGGTTCAGTTGTTTCAATAAATGCCACAGGTGGCTTATCCTTTAATACTGTAGATTTACTTGAAAAAAAAGAAGTTAAGAATGAAGAGATCAAGAAAATAGACATTGACTTCCCATCAACTAATATTGAGGTTCAGCCTTCTGACGATGATCGCTTTATCATTGAGGTGAATGGTAGAGTTAGTGAAAAACTGAAGGATAAATTTAAACTTAATGTAGAAGAACAAGGTGATTTGTTAAAGGTAGAATTTCAAGATCCTAACACATTTTTTAATATTGGCTTATCTATCGTGGATACTACTGTTTCAGTTTACTTGCCTACAAAGGTATATGAATCAGTAACAATAAATACAGCGTCAGGAAATATTGATGCTGAACAATTAAACACAAATCAATTGAACGTGTCAGCAGCATCAGGAAATATTAAAATGAAAGACATGCAAGCCGATAAAGTTTACACATCAACAGCATCGGGGAATATAACAGTAGATCATCAGCAAGCAATTACTTCATCCTTTGAAGTAGCATCTGGTAATATGTATTTAACAAATGTAGTAGGTAATGTAACTGCACATAGTTCATCTGGAAATATTACTTTACACAATGAGGAATCTTCTGGTGATATTTCGGCTAATGCTTTAAGTGGTAATGTAAAAATTGAATACGAAAAAGCCCCATCATCAATATATATAAGTTTTAAAGCTACTTCAGGTAATGGTAAAGTTGAATTAGATGGCATTAACTATGAAGAAAAATCTAATGACCGAATTATCGGAACCATTGGGTCTGGAGATCATGAAATAATTGTAGATATAACATCTGGTAATTTTAAACTTCAGTAA